GGAAAGCCAGTTCGCGGCCCTGGAGGGCAGCAACGTGGACGAGGAACTGGCGGCCCTCAAGAACCGTCTCGAAGGCGGCAAGACCCCCATCGCCCTGCCCATGGAGGGAGGCCCCGCCCCCCAGCTGGAGCCGGTGAAGGTGGCCGAGGTGAATGCCGAGCTCGAGGAACTGCGCCAGTCCATCGACAAGCTCTGAATTCATACAATCGGGTCACCGCTCCCCCCAACGCCGTGCCCGCCGACGTCGACTCCCCCGTCCTCGACCTCACCGATGCCAACTTCCAGGCCTCGGTCCTCGAGGTTCCGGGACCGGTGCTGGTGGATGTCTGGGCCCCCTGGTGCGGCCCCTGCCGGCTGATGGCCCCCCTGATGACCTGGGCCGCCACGGCCTATGCCGACGCCCCCGGCGGTGCTCTCACCGTCGGCAAGCTGGAGGCCGACCCCAACCCCATCAGCCGCGACAGCCTCAAGGTGCAGGGCCTGCCCACCCTGGTCCTGTTCCGCGGCGGCCAGGAACTGGCCCGCCACGAAGGTGCCATGGCCCAGTCCCAGCTGAAGGCTTTCCTGGATGCCCATCTCTGAGCGCCTGTCGCGGCTCGGCAACGGCGTCTTCGCCCGCAACGACCAGCGCAAGGCCGCCTACAGCGCCCGGGCCGCCGCCGGTCACGGCCCGGACGCTTCTCTCCTCCCGCCGCTGCTGGATCTGTCCCTCGGCTCCACCGACCTGCAGCCGCCGGCCGTGGCCCTCGAGGCCATCGCCGCCGGCCTGAGCCGGCCCGAGAGCGCCTCCTACTGCCTCCATGCCGCCACCCTGCCCTTCCGGGAGGCGGTGGCGGCCTGGGCGTGGCGCCGTTTCGACGTGGCGGTGGATCCCCAGAAGGAGGTGCTGCTGCTGGTGGGCTCCCAGGAGGGCACGGCCCATCTGCCGCTGGCGGTGCTCAACCCCGGCGATCGGGCCCTGCTGCTCGACCCCTACTACCCCTCCCACATGGGGGGACTGCACCTGGCCAGCGCCGAACCGGTGCTGCTGCCCCTCGACGCCGACGCCGGCTGGCGGCCCGATTTCGACCGCCTGTCCCCCAGCCAGTGGCAGGACCTCTCGCTGATG
This genomic stretch from Cyanobium gracile PCC 6307 harbors:
- a CDS encoding thioredoxin family protein, which translates into the protein MPADVDSPVLDLTDANFQASVLEVPGPVLVDVWAPWCGPCRLMAPLMTWAATAYADAPGGALTVGKLEADPNPISRDSLKVQGLPTLVLFRGGQELARHEGAMAQSQLKAFLDAHL